The Actinobacillus suis ATCC 33415 DNA segment GCTGTTCATCAGACTTCGATGCCGTGCTGGAATCATTTGACGAACTATGATCGTTCTTATCATTCCAACCAGCCGGTTCACCAACCGGACGACGATTCATTAAATCATCAATTTGTTTGCGATCTAAGGTTTCATATTTTAACAATGCGTCTTTCATCGCATGTAAAATATCCATATTGTCTTCTAAGGTTTTCTTCGCACGCTCGTAGTTACGATCAATGATTTTACGCATCTCTTGGTCAATCAGTTTTTGTGACTCTTCCGATACGCCTTTGATTGCCCCCATACCGTCTTCATTTTGATAGAACAACGGACCTAACTCTTTAGAGAAGCCCCATTGGGTTACCATTGCACGAGCAATTTGCGTTGCACGGTGAATATCCGAAGACGCACCGGTAGTAATTTTATCTTCACCAAAAATGAGTCCTTCGGCAATTCGTCCTGCAAATAAGGTTGAAAGCTGACTTTCCAATTTAGTAAAGGTTTCGCTTACACGGTCACCTTCCGGTAAGAACTGCGCAAAGCCAAGCGCTTGACCGCGAGGCACAATGGTTACTTTATTGAGCGGATCGTGCTCAGGCATTAAATAACCGACAATAACGTGACCGGCTTCGTGATAAGCGGTATTCATCAATTCTTTTTCGGTCATCGTATTTGAACGACGTTCCGGTCCCATATTGATTTTATCGCGTGCTTTTTCAAAGTCATCCATAGTTACGACACGTTGGTTTTTACGTGCGGCAAATAATGCGGCTTCATTAACTAAGTTTGCTAATTGTGCACCTGAATAACCCGGTGTACCACGTGCAACCACCATTGGATCAACATCCGGTGCAAGTGGCACTTTTTTCATATGCACTTTTAAGATTTGCTCACGACCTTTCACATTCGGTAAATCTACCGTTACTTGACGGTCAAAACGTCCCGGACGAGTTAACGCATCATCAAGCACATCCGCACGGTTCGTTGCAGCGATAATAATAACGCCTTCTGAGCCTTCAAAACCGTCCATCTCAACTAACATCTGGTTAAGGGTTTGTTCACGCTCATCATGACCACCGCTAAAACCAGCACCGCCACGTTTACGACCGACTGCATCAATTTCATCGATGAAAATGATACAAGGTGCATTTTTCTTCGCTTGTTCAAAAAGATCACGTACACGAGAGGCACCTACACCGACAAACATTTCAACGAAATCAGAACCCGCCATAGTAAAGAACGGTACACCCGCTTCGCCAGCAATTGCTTTCGCTAATAATGTTTTACCCGTACCTGGAGGCCCCACCATCAAGATACCTTTTGGAATACGTCCACCTAGTTTTTGGAATTTACTCGGATCTTTTAAGAAGTCCACTACTTCACCGACTTCTTCCTTAGCTTCATCACAGCCTGCAACATCGGTAAAACGAGTTTTAACTTGCTCGGCAGTCAGCATTTTTGCTTTGCTTTTACCAAAGCTCATTGCGCCACGACCGCCACCGCCTTGCATTTGGCGCATATAGAACACCCAAAAGCCAATTAGCATTAACATCGGGAACCATGAAATAAAAATCTGCGATAACAAACCACGGCGTTCTTCCGGTTGACCGGTAACCGTTGCGTTTGTTTTTGCTAGATCCGCCAATAAGTATTCATCATACATCGGCATCACGGTTTGATATTGCGTACCATCATTTTTAGTAACAGAGATGGTTTCATCATTACGTTTGAAATCCACTTCTTTCAGATTATTCGATTTGATATCGTTTAAGAACGTTGAATAAGCAACCGTATTATTGTTACCAAAGTTTGAGTTAAAGCCTTCAAAAGCCGTCATGAGCACAATCGCCACAACTACCCAAAGGACAATATTTTTAACCATATCGCTCAAGGTTAATTTCCTCTTTTAGAATAAAAAAAACTTGTTATGTCGCTAGATAATAAGCGGTCTGATTTTGCAAATTTTTTGCAATTTTTAACCGCTTATTAACCTTTATAACCTGTTGCTACAATATAAACTTCTCTTGAACGATCTCGAGAAGCTTCAGGTTTACGCACTTTCACGGTGCTAAACATTGCACGAATATCTCTTAAATAATCATCAAAGCCTTCACCTTGGAACACTTTAACGACAAAACTACCTTTAGGTGCAAGTACCTGACGACACATATCTAAAGCCAGTTCTACTAAATACATTGCTCGCGGAATATCAACTGACGGCATACCACTGAAATTCGGCGCCATGTCCGACATTACCACATCCACCATATCATCACCGACACGTTCTAACAGTGCATTCAGTACCGATTCTTCTCGGAAATCGCCCTGTAAAAAATCCACACCGACAATCGGATTCATATCTAAAATATCACAGGCAATAATACGACCTTTACTGCCGATTTGCGTTACCGCATATTGTGACCAACCGCCCGGTGCCGCCCCTAAATCCACTACGGTCATCCCCGGTTTGAATAAGCGATCGGTTTGTTGAATTTCATCTAGTTTAAAATAAGCTCGTGAGCGTAATTTTTGTTTATGTGCTTTTTGTACGAACTGATCTTTAAAATGTTCTGCCAGCCAACGCGATGAACTCGCACTTCTTTTTCTGCCCATTAAAATAAATCTCTTTCCTGCCTTTTAAAAAATCTAGTTTACCATAATAAGGGCAATTTGGCGCTATTCAAGAGCGAAAAGAGAAGTAAAGTTAAAATTTTGTAATAAGCGGTCGATTTTTGTCATTTTTTACAAAAAACAATCAACCGCAACCGTTTGCGCAAAATTCAATTTTACAACTTTGTAAAACACCTGTATAATTCGCCCGCAATAATTTCTAGACAGCAATTTTATTTTATCTTTTAAGGAACTATTGCAAATGGCATTACGTATCAAACAAGAAGCCCTTACCTTTGATGATGTTTTACTCGTCCCAGCACATTCTACCGTGCTTCCAAATACCGCAGATCTTTCAACTCAACTTACCAAAACGATTCGTTTGAATATCCCAATGCTTTCAGCTGCAATGGATACCGTTACTGAAACCAAATTAGCGATTTCTTTAGCGCAAGAAGGTGGTATTGGCTTTATTCACAAAAATATGTCCATCGAACGCCAAGCAGATCGTGTACGTAAAGTGAAAAAATTTGAAAGTGGTATCGTTTCTGAGCCCGTTACTGTATCACCGGATCTTACCCTTGCCGAACTTGCCGAATTAGTGAAGAAAAATGGTTTTGCCGGCTACCCTGTTGTCGATGGTGAAGATAACTTAGTCGGTATCATTACTGGTCGTGATACTCGTTTTGTGAAAGACTTAAGCAAGCCTGTTTCTAAATTAATGACACCTAAAGAGCGTCTTGTGACTGTAAAAGAAAATGCAACTCGTGACGAGATCTTAGAATTAATGCACGATCGCCGTGTTGAAAAAGTCCTTGTGGTTGATGATAACTTCAAACTAAAAGGCATGATCACCGTTAAAGACTTCCAAAAAGCGGAACAAAAACCGAATGCGTGTAAAGATGAATTCGGTCGTTTACGTGTTGGTGCGGCTGTTGGTGCTGGCCCAGGCAATGAAGAACGTATTGATGCGTTAGTAAAAGCGGGTGTGGACGTGTTATTAATCGACTCTTCACACGGTCACTCTGAAGGCGTATTACAACGTGTACGTGAAACACGTGCAAAATATCCTAATTTACCAATCGTTGCCGGTAATATTGCAACTGCTGAAGGTGCAATCGCATTAGCGGATGCCGGTGCAAGTGCAGTGAAAGTAGGTATTGGTCCAGGTTCAATCTGTACTACACGTATCGTAACCGGTGTAGGTGTACCACAAATTACTGCAATCGCAGAAGCAGCAGCAGCATTAGAAGGCCGTGGAATTCCGGTCATTGCCGACGGTGGTATCCGCTACTCTGGCGACATCTCAAAAGCAATCGCAGCGGGTGCAAGCTGTGTAATGGTAGGTTCTATGTTTGCTGGTACCGAAGAGGCACCGGGTGAAATCGAACTTTACCAAGGTCGTGCATTTAAATCTTACCGTGGTATGGGTTCATTAGGTGCGATGAGCAAAGGTTCTTCAGACCGTTATTTCCAATCGGATAACGCCGCAGACAAATTAGTACCAGAAGGTATTGAAGGTCGTATCCCTTACAAAGGTTTCTTAAAAGAAATCATCCACCAACAAATGGGTGGCTTACGTTCTTGTATGGGCTTAACAGGATCAGCGACTATCGAAGATTTACGTACCAAAGCACAATTCGTACGTATTAGCGGTGCAGGTATCAAAGAAAGCCACGTTCACGATGTAACGATTACTAAAGAAGCACCTAACTATCGTATGGGTTAATTCTTAGGTTATCTTGTGCAGCACAGTACCCACGGCTTATGCCGTGGGTTACGCATAATTCAGCTTCTCTAGAGCTGGGCCTTACAAATAAACAAGAGCTACAGCGTAGCTCAACTATGCGTAACCTAGGGCGGCTCGCCCTAGGTTTTTATGAAAAAGAGAACAAAATGAACAACATTCACAATCATAAAATTTTAATTTTGGACTTCGGTTCACAATACACGCAATTAATCGCACGTCGTGTGCGTGAGATTGGGGTTTACTGCGAGCTTTGGGCGTGGGACGTTACCGAAGAACAAATCCGTGAATTTAACCCGACCGGGATTATTCTTTCAGGTGGTCCTGAAAGTACCACTGAAGAAAATAGCCCTCGTGCGCCGGAATACGTATTTAACGCAGGCGTGCCAGTACTTGGTATTTGCTACGGTATGCAAACCATGGCGATGCAATTAGGCGGTTTAACTGAAACTTCTGATCATCGTGAATTCGGCTATGCTTCAGTTGATTTACAAGCGACCGATGCGTTATTTGCAAAATTAAACGATAATTTGACCGCTTCCGAGCCGAAATTAGATGTTTGGATGAGCCACGGCGATAAAGTAACTCGTTTACCGCAAGGTTTCCAAATCACTGGTGTCACACCTACTTGCCCGATTGCTGCAATGTCAGACGAAAGCCGCCGTTTTTACGGTGTACAATTCCACCCGGAAGTAACCCATACCAAAAGCGGTTTAGAGTTATTAACCAACTTCGTAGTAGGTATTTGTGGCTGTGAATGTAAATGGACAGCAGAAAACATTATCGAAGACGCTGTGGCTCGCATTAAAGAGCAAGTGGGCGATGATGAAGTTATTTTAGGCTTATCAGGTGGCGTGGATTCATCAGTAACTGCACTTCTTCTACATCGTGCAATCGGCAAAAACTTACACTGCGTATTCGTGGATAACGGTTTACTTCGTTTAAATGAAGGCGATCAAGTGATGGAAATGTTCGGCGATAAATTCGGTTTAAACATCATTCGAGTAAATGCTGAGGATCGTTTCTTAGATGCATTAAAAGGCATTGATGAGCCGGAAGCAAAACGTAAAACCATTGGTAAAGTGTTTGTCGATGTATTCGATGATGAATCGAAAAAACTGACCTCAGTGAAATGGTTAGCACAAGGTACTATTTACCCTGACGTGATCGAATCGGCAGCAAGCAAAACCGGTAAAGCACACGTAATTAAATCTCACCACAACGTAGGCGGCTTACCAGATTATATGAAACTCGGTTTAGTGGAACCGTTACGAGAATTATTCAAAGATGAAGTGCGTAAAATCGGTTTAGCACTTGGTTTACCGGCAGAAATGTTAAATCGCCACCCATTCCCAGGCCCAGGCTTAGGCGTGCGAGTATTAGGTGAAATCAAGAAAGAATACTGTGATTTACTGCGTAAAGCAGATGCAATCTTTATCGAAGAGCTATACAAAGCAGATTGGTATTACAAAGTAAGCCAAGCGTTCACCGTATTCCTTCCGGTGAAATCGGTGGGTGTAATGGGCGATGGACGTAAATACGACTGGGTTGTTTCACTCCGTGCAGTGGAAACTATCGACTTTATGACCGCACATTGGGCGCATTTACCATACGATTTACTTGGTAAAATCTCAAACCGTATTATCAATGAAGTAAACGGCATTTCCCGCGTGGTATATGACGTTTCAGGCAAACCACCTGCAACGATTGAGTGGGAGTAAGATTTAAAGGCACTATTTATAGTGCCTTTTTTATATCAATGTAGAGAATATGTAATGACTACAGAAATACTCAATGAATTATCGCCCCTTTCAAGTTCAGAAAAGAATCCCGAACCTTGGCATGTTTTGATAAAAGCAGTTAATACTACGGATATTATTGGTACAGTTTTACGCCTACACTTAGTTCTAGAGAAAACTATTGAAACATATGTTTGCATAATCACAAATCAAAAGAACTTATTTGGATTCTCATCAGTGGATAATGAAAAATTTATTATTGAGTGTTCAACCAAGCTAAAAATGGCTAAGGCTATAGGACTCCCGAGTAAATTATATAAAGCCTCATCAAAAATTAATAAAATTAGAAATGAAATAGCTCATATAACCGATGTAACTATATCAGAATCGGATCTTAAAAGCGCACTCGCGCATCTAACACAATATTTAGCTGAACAAGACAAAGATATATTAAAGTATGGATTAGAATTACGAGAATTTGATGGGACTATTCTTTATAATAAAACATTTGGAGATAAAGACATATCAAGCAAAGATAAATTTATACTAATTGTAAGTACCATAGTTAATGAAATCCATCATCTGATGATAACTCAAAGTCATTAATATAAAGATCGTAATTGACACTAATGCTATACTCCCCTTTTTAGATAGCCAATTCCTTATCTAATTACTTAATAAAAAGTGGGTTTGCCTAGGTAAAGACTTATAACCCACTTTATGATAACTTTTACTAGGTTAACTATTTCTTCCTAGCAAAATTCTCATCATTCTGACAATATACTAAACAATCACGAATTAACCCACTGATTCTCAATATATTTTCAGGTCTATCTATAATAATATTACTTCCTGTAATATCTAATCCTGCTCTCTGAATCTCTGCCCGGTGAATATCTAAAAGCTCTAATGGCACATTAATGCAAGGATGCTGTTTATTATCAAAATAACGTAATATCCAGCGATTAGACTTTCCTTGAAATAAAATACTAAAATAGCTTTCAGTATCTTTAGCCACTAATTCTACAGATTCTCCGAGTATTAATACAACATAGTCAAATAACTGTCTTTCTGTATACGTTGTTATAATTTTATTGTTTTCTGAATCTACTATCGGAGCCTTCTCATCAATTTGAGGTTCTTGTGCCTCTGTATCTTCTACTTCATTCTGAGCCTGTCTTGATAACCCAGACACAACCATTGCGCTAACAGCTTTTTCAACCGCTTGCTTAACGATGGGAGTAATTGCGTCAATAAAACGCTGATTAAGCTGCCTTCCTACATTAGAACGTCCTGCTACATATCGAACAAATTCAGAGTCAACCTCTTTTAAGCTTTCACTTATTGTCTTAGTGAATGCCGATAAATATACACTCTCTTCTGCTAATGTTCTCAACGCTTCTGGCTGAAAACGGTCATGACAAAATTGGCTTAACTGATTAATCTTTGAGTCATCTACATTTTCGAAATTAATCCGCAAAAATGGCGATTCATCCATAATATTTTTATCTTTTAGATCCGTAAAAAATCGCCATTCTCGCCCATTAGTCACAGCAGCAACAGTTACCTCGGGTGTTGCATTAAAATATCTCGCTAATTGTGGAACATGATTAGATAAATTTTCATTATATGATTTAGCTTCAATGAACATTACCGGAACATCATGGCAAAATAAAGCATAATCAACACGTTCCCCATTTTTCACACCAGGAAAGTCTGCCCCATACTCAGCTCGAACTTTCGTTGGGTCATAAGGGTTAAACCCCAAAATATCTAGCAATGGTAAAATTAATGCTTGCTTGGTCGTTTCTTCCGTACTGCAATGTGAACCGACCTTAATAACATGCTGAATATGTGATAATACTTTTTCTTTAAATATACTTTGATTCATTATTTTATCCTCATAGGTAAGAAAACTATAATCTATCCGATTCGGTATTTATATACTGTGATAGCAATCACAAAATCATGAAATAAAATAATAAAAAGTCATTTATATATTAATAACTAAGACCTGAGCTAGCTTTCACGCACACTTTTTCTCCCCAACTCATAATACTCTTTTATTGAGGTGCCATAGCCATCTTTAGTTATTGTGCCATTTTGGGCAAATTTGATTGCGTTGCCGACGCCTTTGAGATGTGCGGCGAATAGAAGTCCTGCTTTATGTGCGGCACTGCCTTGATAAACGCCTTTTGTTTCCATTGTGCGAGCATTGCGGTTCATTAGTTTAATAACAGCATCATCTTGAATCATTTTTGAATTCAAAAAGGCAAACTTCCCGCCGGCTAATACCCAATTCTCTGCGTTTGCCAGAAAAGCTCTGTGCTGAACAGCATTTGCACCACTGGCAATACCCGGTTTTGTTTTAATTGCTGCTGCATATTTATCTTTTTGAATCAAACCAACATCTACTAACGCCGCAGCACCGAATTGATAAGCACCTAAATAGCCATAGCTATTTTCTGCCGTATAATCTCCCCCGCTCTCACGCTTGGCTAGTGCTTGTAATAACATTTTGGTTTGATTCAAAGTGAGTCCTTGTACCGTATTCCCTTTTCCAATTGATTTTAAAGCTAAATCAGCAATTTGTTTTGCCATTTTAATTAAACTCATTTTTACCACCTTTTTGAGATTAATAATGCTTTTTGGCAATCAATCTATAATTGGGTTCAGTTTTTGTCTTTTCCTTAAATAATTGACACAAAAAAAGCGAACCATTCGGTTCGCTCTTAAACATATTATCTACTAATTAATTATTAGCAATCTTGCTTGCCATATTGCTCTTGGCGTAATAATTCACGTACGCTTTCATCGAATTGGCTTAATACTTTATCTGCATCTGCCGCATCTTTACCTTTTGCATCTAAGTAGAACTTAATTTTCGGTTCTGTACCAGACGGACGAGTAATTAAACGGCTACCGTTTTCTAATACGAATACAAGAATGTCGCTTTGACGATCTGTTTTCGTATGGTCAATTAATTGAGCCACGTTGAAACCACCGATTGCACTTGGTGGGTTGTTGCGTAATGCCGTCATTAATTTACCGATTTCAGATAAATCGCTTACACGAATTGAAATTTGACCGCTTACATAAGCGCCGAATTCATTATTGAAATCGTTGATTGCGTCTTGTAACGTTTTACCTTGTGCTTTCAAGTTACGGATAAAGTCTAAGAACACAATAGCCGCTGAAATACCGTCTTTATCACGTACTTTATCAGGGTCAACTAAATAGCCTAACGCCTCTTCGAAACCGAATAATAAACCATCTACTTTACCGATATATTTAAAACCGGTTAAGGTTTCTTCTGATTGTAAACCGTATTTTTTCGCAATCTCAGCCAATGCAGGTGAAGATACTAATGAACAAGCTAATACGCCTTGTTTACCTTGTGCGTGATACTGCTTAGCTAAATACCAACCTAATAAGCAGCCTACAACGTTACCGTGTAAACCTTTCCAGTTGCCTTGCGCATCCGGCATTGCCACCGCTAAACGGTCTGCGTCTGGGTCGTTCGCAATGATAAATTCCGCATTTTTCTCTTTCGCTAATTTAATTGCTAAGTCTAATGCACCTTTTTCTTCCGGATTTGGGAAATTCACGGTTGGGAACGAACCGTCCGGTTGAATTTGTTCTGCCACTAAATGCGGTTGTGGTAAGCCGGCTTTTTCTAACGTTTTGCTTAACACTTCATAACCGACACCGTGCATTGCGGTATAAACATAGTTAATCTCTGCTGCCAGCTCTTTCGCTAATGCAGCTGTTTTTGCGATATATGCTTCTACGATTTCATCATCTAATACCGTAAAGTCTTGGCTACGTGGTAGATCCGCAATATTACCTGCCGCAACTTTATCAATTAATGCTGCAATATCTTTATCCGCTGGTGAAACAATTTGACCACCGCCGTTTGCTTTACCTAAATACACTTTATAACCGTTATCTTCCGGTGGGTTGTGACTTGCTGTCACCATAACGCCCGCTGTAGTATCAAAATATTTAATTGCATATGCAAGTACAGGCGTTGGCAATTTACGAGGTAATAAGTAAGCTTTGATACCTGCACCCGCCATAATTTCCGCGGTGTCACGTGCAAACACATCTGAGTTTTTACGGCCGTCATAACCAATAACGATTGAAGGTTCTTTATCATAGCCTTTCAAGTAATCCGCTAAACCGCCGGCAGCTTGAGCCACTAATACTCGGTTCATCCCCATAGAACCTGCTTGTAAACGACCACGTAAACCTGCCGTACCAAACTGTAAACGGCCGTCAAAACGTGCTGTTAACTCTGCTAACGCTTTTTCGTCACCTGCTTGTGCAGCTTCAATCAGTTGAGCTAATTCAGCACGAGTTTCTTGATCTGGGTCTTGTGCTAACCAGTTTTGTGCAATAGTAAAAATTGTACTCATAGCAATTCCTTAAACTAAAAAATAATGAATGAAAACATGTATAGCCTATCTGAAAACAGCGTAAATAAAAATGATTTATTTCATCTTTTTAGCAAGTTTGTGATCTATTTCTCAAATAAAAACCAAGCAAACGGTTGCGACTATCTAAATGAAAAATAAGCATTTTTCGTATTAATCAGATTTTATACAGTCGAAGGGGGAATCTGCTTATTATGCCATTTTTTTACACGAAAAGACATTCGCTATCGCCCTAAACAAGCGGTTAAATTTCAGCTAGATTTTTCAAATTTTTCACAAAAAACAACCGCTTATTCTCTGATACGAATCCTGATTGTAAACTTTTTAAAATTAATAGATAAATTTTTCGGATAAGGTCAGAATGCGCACTTTTCTAGTTATTTTGAAATTTTCTTTCAGTTTAAGATGTTAACGACTATGTTTACTTTTATCCAAAAAGCAGTCAATAAATCGCTGCGTAAAATCATTAATACAAAAAATCGCCAAGCTTTACAAAATCACTCGATGTCAGTAGTTTCTATTAATTGCAACGGTGCATTTATCTTGCATGAATTAGGTGAACAATTCCGTTCGCCGTTTGTTAATTTATACCTTTCACCGACCGATTTTTTAAAATATTTAAAAAATATGTCGCATTATATGCAAGCAGAACTCACTTTCTTGGCTACGGAAAAAAATTATCCGGTGGGTAAGCTAGATGATCTTACGATCCATTTTATGCACTACCATTCAGAGCAAGAAGCGGCAAGCAAATGGGAAGAACGAACCAAACGCATTAATTTGGATAATTTGTTTGTAATGATGACCGACCGTGATGGCTGCACTTACCAAGATTTACAAGAGTTTGACCGCTTACCATTCGAAAATAAAGTGGTATTTACTCACAAGCCTTACCCGGAATTAAAATCAGCTTTATATGTGAAAGGGTTTGAAGATAAAACACAAGTCGGTGATTTGTTTGAGTTTTCTGGTTGGAACGGCAAGAAATATTACGATCAGCTGAATTATGTGAATTGGTTTAACGGGAAAGGGGGCTAGTTTATGTTTAAGGTTTATGGCTTGACCGTAGATAATCAGACACGCTGTCAGCATTATCATTCCGTACTGGATATTATCGCTATTAAATTCAAATGTTGTGATAAGTTTTACCCGTGTTATCAATGCCACCAAGCCTGTGAGACTCACGCTATTGAACGTTGGCAAGCAACTGAATTTGATAAGCAAGCAATTTTATGCGGCAATTGTCAACAAACGCTGACCATTCAGCAATATATGCAGGTTACACATTGCCCTTATTGCCAAGCACAATTCAATAGTGGTTGTCAGAAGCATTATTCGATCTATTTTGAAGTATGAGTTTAAAGCTCGAAATAGTTCGCACATAAATAGAAACAAGCGGTCGAATTTGCAGAAAATTTTGCAAATCCGACCGCTTGTTACATATGTATTGAGTAACTAAGAACTATTTTTTCTTAGTTGGGCGCTGCCAGCCTTGGATATGACGTTGCGGTACACGACTAATCACTAGCTCATTTTCCGCCACATCTTTGGTGATAGTTGCACCCGCACCGATAGTTGCACCGTCTGCGATAGTAACCGGTGCGACTAATTGGCTATCTGAGCCAACAAACACATTGTTGCCGATAACCGTTTTGAATTTGTTTGCACCATCGTAGTTACAAGTGATTACACCTGCACCGATATTACAATTGCTACCTACTTCCGCATCACCGACATAGGTTAAATGGTTTACTTTTGAACCTTTACCTACTTGAGCATTTTTAATCTCAACGAAGTTACCAACGTGAGTTTCTTCCGCAAGATTTGCGCCCGGACGTAAACGAGAGAACGGACCGATTTGCGCCGCTTTACCCACTACTGCATCTTCAAGCACAGAATATGGTTTGATTTCTACATCATCACCAATTTCGCAATTTTTAAGTACACAACCTGCACCGATACGAACACGATTACCTAGTTTTACTTCACCTTCGATAATTACGTTTACATCAATTTCAACATCTTTACCGTGTGTTAAGCTACCACGAATATCAAAACGAGCCGGATCAATTAAACGCACACCGGCTAATAGTAATTTTTCTGCTTGTGTTTTTTGGTAGAAGCGCTCTAACGCGGCAAGTTGTAAACGGTTATTCGCCCCTTCAACTTCCATAAATTCACTTGCTTGTACCGCTTGAACTTTATAGCCATCTTGGTTTGCCATTGCGATTACATCTGTAATATAGTATTCGCCTTGTGCATTGTTGTTATTTAAATTACCTAGCCATTTTTTGAAGCTTGCGCCGCTTGCAACCATTACACCCGTATTCACTTCACGGATTTTTAATTGTTCCTCATTCGCATCTTTTTGCTCTACGATCGCAACTACAGATCCGTTTTCACGAATAATACGTCCATAACCTGTCGGGTTATCCAACTCAACGGTTAACAGCGCAATACCATTTTCTGGTTTTGCTGCAATTAGACGTTCTAAAGTTTCTTTAGTGATTAACGGCGCATCACCGTAAAGCATTAAGATATTCTCATCATCCGCAAAGAATGGCGCTGCCTGTTGCATTGCATGACCTGTACCTAATTGCTCTGCTTGTAATACCCAGTTTACCGGCTCAGAACTTAAGCGTTGTTGTAATAATTCACCACCGTGGCCATAAATTAAATGAATTTGTTTTGCATCGATTTGCTTCGCTGTATCAATAACATGTTTAACCATTGGCTTTCCTGCAACGGTGTGAAGCACTTTGGGTAAATCAGAAT contains these protein-coding regions:
- the rlmE gene encoding 23S rRNA (uridine(2552)-2'-O)-methyltransferase RlmE, translating into MGRKRSASSSRWLAEHFKDQFVQKAHKQKLRSRAYFKLDEIQQTDRLFKPGMTVVDLGAAPGGWSQYAVTQIGSKGRIIACDILDMNPIVGVDFLQGDFREESVLNALLERVGDDMVDVVMSDMAPNFSGMPSVDIPRAMYLVELALDMCRQVLAPKGSFVVKVFQGEGFDDYLRDIRAMFSTVKVRKPEASRDRSREVYIVATGYKG
- the ftsH gene encoding ATP-dependent zinc metalloprotease FtsH encodes the protein MVKNIVLWVVVAIVLMTAFEGFNSNFGNNNTVAYSTFLNDIKSNNLKEVDFKRNDETISVTKNDGTQYQTVMPMYDEYLLADLAKTNATVTGQPEERRGLLSQIFISWFPMLMLIGFWVFYMRQMQGGGGRGAMSFGKSKAKMLTAEQVKTRFTDVAGCDEAKEEVGEVVDFLKDPSKFQKLGGRIPKGILMVGPPGTGKTLLAKAIAGEAGVPFFTMAGSDFVEMFVGVGASRVRDLFEQAKKNAPCIIFIDEIDAVGRKRGGAGFSGGHDEREQTLNQMLVEMDGFEGSEGVIIIAATNRADVLDDALTRPGRFDRQVTVDLPNVKGREQILKVHMKKVPLAPDVDPMVVARGTPGYSGAQLANLVNEAALFAARKNQRVVTMDDFEKARDKINMGPERRSNTMTEKELMNTAYHEAGHVIVGYLMPEHDPLNKVTIVPRGQALGFAQFLPEGDRVSETFTKLESQLSTLFAGRIAEGLIFGEDKITTGASSDIHRATQIARAMVTQWGFSKELGPLFYQNEDGMGAIKGVSEESQKLIDQEMRKIIDRNYERAKKTLEDNMDILHAMKDALLKYETLDRKQIDDLMNRRPVGEPAGWNDKNDHSSSNDSSTASKSDEQQPTDAPNTDAEVADKQADA
- the guaB gene encoding IMP dehydrogenase; translation: MALRIKQEALTFDDVLLVPAHSTVLPNTADLSTQLTKTIRLNIPMLSAAMDTVTETKLAISLAQEGGIGFIHKNMSIERQADRVRKVKKFESGIVSEPVTVSPDLTLAELAELVKKNGFAGYPVVDGEDNLVGIITGRDTRFVKDLSKPVSKLMTPKERLVTVKENATRDEILELMHDRRVEKVLVVDDNFKLKGMITVKDFQKAEQKPNACKDEFGRLRVGAAVGAGPGNEERIDALVKAGVDVLLIDSSHGHSEGVLQRVRETRAKYPNLPIVAGNIATAEGAIALADAGASAVKVGIGPGSICTTRIVTGVGVPQITAIAEAAAALEGRGIPVIADGGIRYSGDISKAIAAGASCVMVGSMFAGTEEAPGEIELYQGRAFKSYRGMGSLGAMSKGSSDRYFQSDNAADKLVPEGIEGRIPYKGFLKEIIHQQMGGLRSCMGLTGSATIEDLRTKAQFVRISGAGIKESHVHDVTITKEAPNYRMG
- the guaA gene encoding glutamine-hydrolyzing GMP synthase, whose protein sequence is MNNIHNHKILILDFGSQYTQLIARRVREIGVYCELWAWDVTEEQIREFNPTGIILSGGPESTTEENSPRAPEYVFNAGVPVLGICYGMQTMAMQLGGLTETSDHREFGYASVDLQATDALFAKLNDNLTASEPKLDVWMSHGDKVTRLPQGFQITGVTPTCPIAAMSDESRRFYGVQFHPEVTHTKSGLELLTNFVVGICGCECKWTAENIIEDAVARIKEQVGDDEVILGLSGGVDSSVTALLLHRAIGKNLHCVFVDNGLLRLNEGDQVMEMFGDKFGLNIIRVNAEDRFLDALKGIDEPEAKRKTIGKVFVDVFDDESKKLTSVKWLAQGTIYPDVIESAASKTGKAHVIKSHHNVGGLPDYMKLGLVEPLRELFKDEVRKIGLALGLPAEMLNRHPFPGPGLGVRVLGEIKKEYCDLLRKADAIFIEELYKADWYYKVSQAFTVFLPVKSVGVMGDGRKYDWVVSLRAVETIDFMTAHWAHLPYDLLGKISNRIINEVNGISRVVYDVSGKPPATIEWE
- a CDS encoding type I restriction endonuclease — translated: MNQSIFKEKVLSHIQHVIKVGSHCSTEETTKQALILPLLDILGFNPYDPTKVRAEYGADFPGVKNGERVDYALFCHDVPVMFIEAKSYNENLSNHVPQLARYFNATPEVTVAAVTNGREWRFFTDLKDKNIMDESPFLRINFENVDDSKINQLSQFCHDRFQPEALRTLAEESVYLSAFTKTISESLKEVDSEFVRYVAGRSNVGRQLNQRFIDAITPIVKQAVEKAVSAMVVSGLSRQAQNEVEDTEAQEPQIDEKAPIVDSENNKIITTYTERQLFDYVVLILGESVELVAKDTESYFSILFQGKSNRWILRYFDNKQHPCINVPLELLDIHRAEIQRAGLDITGSNIIIDRPENILRISGLIRDCLVYCQNDENFARKK
- a CDS encoding peptidoglycan-binding protein LysM, which encodes MAKQIADLALKSIGKGNTVQGLTLNQTKMLLQALAKRESGGDYTAENSYGYLGAYQFGAAALVDVGLIQKDKYAAAIKTKPGIASGANAVQHRAFLANAENWVLAGGKFAFLNSKMIQDDAVIKLMNRNARTMETKGVYQGSAAHKAGLLFAAHLKGVGNAIKFAQNGTITKDGYGTSIKEYYELGRKSVRES